The proteins below come from a single Nocardioides eburneiflavus genomic window:
- a CDS encoding anthranilate synthase component II encodes MTPDVIVVDHHDSYTWNLVHLVAAVTGVLPRVVQHDEVSPDDVLRHSHVVLSPGPGTPDSPADFSVGTAVLRDGSRPVLGVCLGMQGLVAAYGGTVSRLRPAHGEVASISHDGAGVFAGVPQGFAAVRYHSLGAVELPAEVVATAWSEDGVVMGVRHVDRPLEGVQFHPESILSEHGAALVRNFLS; translated from the coding sequence GTGACGCCGGACGTGATCGTGGTGGACCACCACGACTCCTACACGTGGAACCTGGTCCACCTCGTCGCCGCGGTGACGGGGGTGCTGCCACGCGTGGTGCAGCACGACGAGGTGTCGCCGGACGACGTGCTGCGGCACTCGCACGTCGTGCTGTCGCCGGGCCCGGGTACCCCGGACTCCCCGGCCGACTTCTCCGTCGGCACCGCCGTGCTGCGCGACGGCTCACGCCCCGTGCTCGGCGTGTGCCTGGGGATGCAGGGCCTGGTGGCGGCGTACGGCGGGACGGTGTCGCGCCTGCGCCCGGCGCACGGCGAGGTCGCCTCGATCAGCCACGACGGCGCCGGGGTCTTCGCCGGTGTGCCGCAGGGGTTCGCGGCGGTGCGCTACCACTCGCTCGGCGCGGTGGAGCTGCCCGCCGAGGTGGTGGCGACCGCGTGGAGCGAGGACGGCGTGGTGATGGGGGTGCGGCACGTCGACCGACCGCTCGAGGGCGTGCAGTTCCACCCCGAGTCGATCCTGTCGGAGCACGGCGCGGCTCTCGTCAGGAACTTCCTCTCATGA